The Halobaculum magnesiiphilum genome contains the following window.
GACGACGCCGACCTCCGGGATCGCTACCCCGGGCACGAGCGACGCGAGTTCGGGATCGTCGCGCCCGGCACCGTCGGCGCGCACGTCCACTCCGTGCAGTCGCTCGGACGGGGGATCGCCGACGACGCCGCCCTCCTCGACTGGCTGGAGGACCACGTGCTCCCGATGGAGGCCGGCCTCGGAGCCGACGGAATGCGACTCGCCGCCGAGTTGGGCTATCTGGAGTGCATCGAATCGGGCGTCACCACGGTGATCGACCACCTCTCGGTCCACCACGCCGAGGAGGCGCTGGAGGCGGCGATCGAGTCGGGAATCCGCGCTCGCGCCGGGAAGGTGCTGATGGACACGAACGCGCCGGACGGGCTGCGCCAGGACACCGAGCGGGCGCTCGCCGAGTCCGAGGGACTCATCTGGACGTACCACGGCGCCGACGACGGCCGGATCCGCTACGCCGTAACGCCGCGCTTCGCCGTCACCTGCACCGACGAGTGTCTGCGCGGGTGTCGCGAGTTGGCCGACGCGTACGACGGCGTTCGCATTCACACCCACGCCTCCGAGAACACCGACGAGATCGCCGTCGTCGAGGAGCGAACCGGCGAGCGCAACGTCGAGTACCTGCACGAGGTCGGCCTCACGGGCGAGGACGTGATCCTCGCACACTGCGTCCACACCGACGACCGCGAGCGCGAGATCATCGCCGAGACGGGCACGCACGTGACCCACTGTCCGTCCTCGAACATGAAGCTCGCCTCCGGGATCGCGCCCGTCGAGGACTACCTCGCGCGCGGCGTGAACGTCGCCCTGGGCAACGACGGTCCTCCCTGTAACAACACGCTCGACCCGTTCACAGAGGTGAAGCAGGCGAGCCTGCTCGCGAAGGTCGACGCGCTCGACCCCACCTCGGTCGACGCCCCGACTGCCCTCCGGATGGCGACGCTGAACGGCGCGCGGGCCGCGGGCTTCGAGCGCGTCGGCGCGCTCCGGGAGGGGTGGCGCGCGGACGTGCTCGGCATCGACACCGACCTGACGCGGGCGACGCCGATCCACGACCCCGTGGGCCACCTCGTGTTCGCGGCCCACGGCGACGACGTGACGTTCACGATGGTCGACGGCGCGGTCCTGTACGACGAGGCCGACGGCGGGCACGTGCGCCTCGACGCCGAGCGGATCCGCCGCGAGGCGAACGCCTTCGACGTGCCCGGAATCTAGGTGTGAGACGATTCACGGGTCCGTCGTTCGTGCCGCTTCCGCCGCCTCCACGTACCCGCGAGTGAATCCGGGCATGTCGGCCTCATCGCCGTCGTCGCCGGCGACCCGGTCGAGCGTGTACCAGTCGACGGCGGCGACCTCGTCGGGCGCGGCCGGGTAGGGGTCGCCCGCCTCGTGCTCGGCGAGGCAGACGACGTTCAGACACGGCTCGCCGGTGTCCAGCGCGAACACGCCGCTCGTGACGACCACGACCTCGCCGACCTCGACGGCGACTTCCTCGCGGAGCTCCCGCCGGAGGGTCGACTCGATGGCGCCGGCGCCCCCGAGGTCCGCCGGGTCGTCGGGGCTCGTCTCCATCGTCCCGCCGGGGAGGCCCATCGTCCCCGCGGCGTGGTCCTCGTCGGCGCCGCGCTCGATCAGCAGGTACTCCGGGTCGCCGTCGCGGAGGCGGTACACCGCGGCGTCGACGTTGACGACGTAGCTGTCGGTCATGCGATCGCTCCCGACGGACCCGTGAAAGGCGTTCGGTCCCCGTGTTTCGTGGTACCACGCGTGAGAAGCGTTCAAGACCCACCTTCGCTTCGTAGGTGGTATGACCGATTCCCCCTCGGCAGCGCAGGTGTCGGATCTCGTCGAGGGGGATCTGCTCCGGCCGATGTTGCGCGTCGCGTGGCCCCTGGTGCTCATCCAGCTGCTGCAGGTGATGTACAACGTCGCGGACACGTTCTGGCTGGGGCGGCTCTCGGCCGACGCGGTCGGCGCGCTCTCGTTGGCGTTCCCGATCGTCTTCCTGTTCATCAGCATCGGCGGCGGCTTCACCGCCGCGGGGGCGATCCTCGTCGCCCAGCACACCGGCGCGAGCTCCGCGGGCAGCGGAAGCGACCGCGAGGCCGGCAAGGTGGCGGGCACGGTCCTCGGGTTCGTGATGCTGGTTGCGCTGGTACTGGGCGCGCTGGGCTACCTCGCGGTCGGGCCCGCGCTGTCGCTCATCCCGGCCGACGAGGCGACGGCGAGGGACATCGTGCCGCTGGCGGCCCTCTACATGCGGGTGTTCTTCCTCGCGACGCCGTTCCTGTTCGGCTTCTTCGTGTTCGTGTCGCTGATGCGCGGCTACGGCGACACGCGCGCGCCGCTGCGGGTGATGGTCGTCTCTGTCGCGGTAAACGTCGCGCTCGACCCGTTCCTGATCTTCGGGTGGGGGCCGTTCCCCGCGCTGGGGATCGAGGGCGCCGCGTGGGCGACGCTGTTCTCGCGGGCGGTCGCGACCGTCGTCGGCTGGTACGTGCTGTTCGCCACGCCCGCCGGTCCGACGGTCCGTCCGGGCGACCTCGTGCCCGACCTCGGGATCGTGAAGAAGGTCGTCCGCCTCGGCGTCCCCTCTGCGCTGGAGCAGTCGGGCGTCTCGCTCGCGTTCGTCGTGTTGACGGCGCTGGTGGCGACGTTCCCGCCCGCCGTCGTCGCGGCGTACGGCCTCGGCAACCGCCTCATCTCGCTGGTGTTCCTCCCCGCGATGGGGCTGGCGCAGGCGGTCAACACCGTGGTAGGCCAGAACCTCGGGGCCGAAAAGCCCGATCGCGCGTGGCGCGCCGTCCGGGCTGCCCTGGGCGTCGTCACCGCGGTGATGCTCCCGGTCGCGCTCGCGACGGCGGCGTTCCCCGAACCCATCGTGCAGGTGTTCCTGCCGCCGGGATCGCCCGACGCCGCCGAGACGATCGCGTACGCCTCGACGTACCTCCGGGTCGCCACGGTGATGTTCGTGTTCCTCGGGGTCTTCGAGATCAGCCGCGGGGCGTTCCGGGGCGCCGGGCGGACCGGCACCGCGCTCGCGCTGTCGCTGGTGGCGGTGTGGCTCGTGCGCGTCCCCGTCACCTACGCGGCGGTGTTCGTGTACGACTTCGGCACCGCCGGCATCTGGTGGGCGGTCGTCGCCGGCGACGTGGTCGGCGCGATCGCCGGCCTGGCGTGGCTCCTGCACGGGACGTGGATGCGGTCGGTGGTGGAGCCGCCGTCGGGCGTCCCCGCGGACGATTGAGTCGTCACGGGTCCGTGTTATTCACGAATGTTCCCTAGTTTTCTTCCATGTCACTAGCGGAACTCCCTTATTCTTCAACAAGAGAGGTTCGGCAATGAGTGATGGACCCGGAACGTCCGATCCGCCGCCTGACGGCGATCGGCCGGTGCTCCTCCTGGCGCCCGCCCATCGACCCCCCGACGACGAGGCGTGCATCGACCTGCTCGCTGGCGAGGACCCGTCCGCGGCGAACGTCGTGAGCGTCACCCTGGAGGCGACGCCGGACGACCGACTGTCGGTCTGGCGGCGGGAGGTCGGGGACGAGCTCCCGAACCGGGCGACGGTCGTCGACGCAGGCAGCGGCGCCGACCCCCAATCCCAGGCGGTCGCATCCGACGAGTTCCCGCGGATGGACGTCGACGTGCTCCCGGAACACGCGGATCTCATGGACCTCTGTCTGTCGATCGCGTCCACGCTGGGGGAGTGGAGGAGCTCCGAGGGGCGGACAGTCCTGTGTTTCCACTCGCTGTCGACGGCGCTCCGGCGGTTCGAGCCGGAGCGCGTGATCGGGTTCGTGAACGGACTCAACGCCCTTTGTGAGCGAATGGGCGTTCGCGCGCACCACCACCTCGACCCCGACGGACACGACGAGGAGACGATCGCGACGCTGCGCCCGCTGTACGGAACGATCGTCGAGCACGTCCCCGACGGCGGATGGATCGTCTCCGCGGACGACCGGTCGGACACCGAGCCGTCGTTTCGCGAGACGAGCGCCCCGCCGGGCGGGGCGGCGCGGACCGACCCGGAGCGCCCCGAGACGGTCCCGATGCCGTACTCGTTCGACTCGGTCGTCGACCTGGTCTCCGAGCCACGTCGCCGCACTCTGCTGTACGTCCTGCGGTCGTGTCGGTGCGACGAGATCCACTTCGACCGGCTAATCGACCTGGTCGACGAGCGGGAACGTTCGATCCCGAGGCGCCGGTCGGACCGGTCGCGCGGGGACCTCGAGATCTCGCTCGGACACGTTCACCTTCCGAAGCTCGACGACATCGGCGTCGTCGACTACGACGACGCCGCCGGCGTCGTCAGGTACCACCGGAACCGGGGGCTGGAATCGTGCGTCCGATACGTCGAGACGCTCGAACTCGGCTGAGTCCTCCCGATCAGATCGGCGCTCCGGGGTATCAGATCAGCGCCGCGCCGTATCAGATCAGCCCTCCGGGTTCTCAGATCAGCGCTCCGCCCTCCAGCAGCGCGATCAGCCCCGTCAGTATCGGGATCGACGCCAGCGTCGTCACGAGGATCACGGTGCTCACGTACTCGGGGACGGAGACGCCGCCGATCTCGAGGTCGTCGGCGAAGGCGCCAACGAGGATGAGCGGCGTCACCGCCGCCGGCATCGCCGACTCCAGGACGAACACGCGCGCGACGGTGGCGTCCTGGAAGCCGACGGCGACCGCGATGGCGACCGCGACCGCGGGCGCGACGACCATCTTCAGGATCGAGGGGGCGGCCGCCTGCGAGAGCGCGGCGCCGTAGTCCGTGCGCGCGAGCTGGATGCCCAAGATCAGCAGCATCACCGGAATCGACGAGTCGCCGACGAGCTGGAGCGTCCCCATCGCGGTGCCGTCCGCGGGCGGGACGACGCCGAGCGAGCGGGCGCCGAGCGCGACGGGGACGGCCCACACCAGCGGGATCGTGAGCACGCGGCGGATCCCCCGGATCCCGCCCCCGCCGCCGGCCCGGGAGGCGACGTACACGCCGATGGTGTAGATGAGCACCGACTGGACCGCGAGATACAGCACCGCCGCCGGCCGGCCGCCCGCGGGGAACGCGAAGTCCGACAGCGGGATGCCGTAGTTACCCGAGTTGGGGAACGTCGCCGCGAGCACCAGCGCCGAGAGGCGGGGCTCCGACTCGCCGAGCAGCCGTCCGACCCCCTCGGCGACGACGAGCATCCCGAGGACGTACGCCGTGACCGCGATCGTCATCCGGGCGATCGTGGCGCCGGAGAAGGCGGCGGTCGCGAGGCTGTGGAGCACGAGTGCCGGCGCGAGCACGTACACGACGACCGTGTTCAGCGGGTCGGCGTCGATGTCGCTCGCGCGCCCCAGCGCGAACCCGAAGGCCGCGACCGTGATGATCGGCAGGACCGCGCCCGCGAAGATGTCGAGAAGCGCCACGTGGGCCGTTCCTGCCGGCGACGCCAAGAGCGGATCGACTTCGGCAGGCGCGACGGCCGCCGCGTCCCCGGGGACCGTTCCGGTGGTCCGGACCGGGTGTCCCGAACCACCGCCTCACGGGGCGGGGACTCGCGGTTCCAGCACGTCGTCACGGTTCCCGCACGTCGACGCCCGCGAACTCGAAGCGAGCGCCGCCCGCCCCGCTCTCGTCGACCCGGACCCGCCAGCCGTGTGCGTCCGCGATCTGCTCGACGATGTTCAGGCCGAACCCCGTTCCCCCGTCGGCCGTCGAGTAGCCGGCCTCGAAGACGGTGTCGCGCTCGGCGGGCGGGATCCCCGGGCCATCGTCGGCGACGGAGAAGCCGCCGTCGGCCCGACCGACCGACACCGTGACCTCCTCCCCGGCGTGCTCGACGGCGTTCCGGATCAGGTTCTCGAGGAGCTGGCGGAGCTGGTCCCGATCCGCCTCGACGACAGCGCCCGACTCGACAGCGAGCGTCGCGTCGCCGGTCGACACCGTCCCCCAGCAGGCGCCGACCAGCTCACCCAGGCGGATCGGTTCGACGGTCATCGCGTCCTCGCCCTCCCTGGCGAGCGTGAGCAGGTCGTCGGTGAGCGCGTCCATGCGGTCGAGCGCGTTCTCGACGGCCGCGACGTGCTCGCTGTCGGTCTCCTCGGCGACCAGCGAGAGATTCCCCCGCGCGACAGCAAGCGGGCCTCGGAGGTCGTGACTGACGACGCTCGTGAACCGGTCCAGCCGCTCGTTGCGGTCGACCAGCTCCCGCTCGCGGGCCGTCCGCTCGCCGATGTCGCGGTCGATGGCGACGAACCTGTCCTCGCCGTCGAGGTCGAGCCTGATGAGGTGGATCTCGATGGGGAGCGTCGTGCCGTCACTGCGCTTCAGCTCGCCCTCGAACCGTCGCGGCGTGTTCGTGGGCAGGTCGGCCCAGAAGGAGCGCGCGTGTTCCGGGTCGACCGTCGGGTCGAGATCCCACACTCGCATCCCGACGAGCTCCTCCTCGTCGTACCCCACTTCCTCACAGAACCGGCGGTTCACGTCGCGGACGACCCCCTCGGCGTCATGTATCACGATCATGTCCGGGGAGTTCTCGAACAGGGCCTCCAGCCGTGCGGTGCTCGCATGGAGGCGTTGCTCGCGCCGCTTCCGCTCGGTTACGTCGTTCTGGAACCCGACGAAGTTGGTGATCTCCCCGGTATCGTCGCGGATCGGAAAGACGTTGAGGAGGTTCCAGAACAGCTCCCCGTCGGCGTCGTAGTTGCGTATCTCCGTCGAGACCGGCTCGCCTGCGTCGATCGCCGCCCGGATCTCGGCGACCGTCTCGGGGTCGGTCTCCGGCCCCTGCAGGAACCGACAGTTCCGGCCGAGGACCGCCGACTCGTCGTACCCCGTCATCTCCTCGAACCAGTCGTTCACGTAGACGACGGGGTTGTCCTCCCGCGTCGGGTCCGTGATGACGACGCCCAGCTCGGCGGCGTCGAGCGCGTCGGTCTTGAGCGCCAACTCCGCCTCGAGCTCGTCCTCGCGGTCCAGCTCCTGCACGATGCAAACGTGACCGCCGTCGTCCATCTGCGTCAGGACCAGCCGCTCCGGGACCGGCCGGCCGTCCTCGGCGACCCCCGTCGAGCGTCCCCGCCAGGTCCCCTCGGACTCGAGCCGCGGGAGGATCTCGTCGTTGAACCGCCGCGTCTCCTCGGGCGGGTACAGCACCTCCCAGTGCTCGCCGATCAGCTCGGCGCGGTCGCGGTCGTACACCCCCGCGTACGCCTCGTTCATGTACTGATAGACGCCGTCCTCGTCGATGATCCCGATCCCTTCCTCTGCGGACTCGATCGCCTGGAACCCCCGTCGGACCTGGGCCTCCGCCCGGTGTTTCTCGACCAGGTTCTCGACCTTGTTGGCGAGCACCGGGTACTCCTCCGGGCCGCCCTTCTGGAGGTACTCGTCGACGCCCGCCGAGATCGCCCGGCTCGCGATCTCCTCGCTCCCTTTCCCCGTGAACAGGACGAACGGTACCTCCATCCCCTCCTCGCGGATCTCCTCGAGCAGTTCCAGCCCGTCGGTTCCCGGCATGTCGAAGTCGCTGACGACGCAGTCGAACTCCGCCTCGCGCAGTTCCCCGAGCGCGGCCTCCGGGTCGGTGCGGACGGTGGTCTCGGCGTCCGCGAGCTCGCGCTTCAGAAACGTCGCGGACAGTTCGGCCATGTCCTCGTCGTCGTCCACCAGGAGGATCGAGATGCCTCGCCCCTCGGGCCCGAACAGCGCGATCTCGCTCAGCGGAGACGTGACCATGGACCCACTGTTGCGCGTGGGATCGTATAATCGAACCCATTCGTTTCCGAATTAGTACATATCCGGGAGTCGGACACGCCCGCTCGACGGTCACTCGTCGCCGGCGTTGTCGAGCAGGCGGTAGCCGTCGGCCGTCTCGCGAACCACGTCGCGGCGCTCCATCTCGTCGAGCACCTCCTCGACGCGTCCCGGCTGGGCGATCTCCATCTCGATGCGGTCGATGCCGTGGAACTCCGCGAGGTAGTGGCGCACGTCCTCGACGGAGAACGTCTCGGCGTCCGCCTGCTCCATCGCCCCCGAGGTCAGGTCGATCATGTCCTCGATGAAGTTCCAGGGGTACACCATCCACGTCCACTCCTCGAGCTGTTCGCCGACGAAGTCGGGGTCGAACTCCGAGGTCTGCAGCAGCTGGAGCGTCGCCGTGCGCACCTCGCCGCAGTCGCGGTCGGCGACGTACTCGTGGGCGCGCTTGATCGAGCCGCCCGTATCGGCGATGTCGTCGATGATGAGCACGTCCTTGCCCTCGACGCTCCCTTCCGGCATCGGGTAGCGCACGGTCGGCTCGCCCGACTTCTCGGCGGTGCCGACGTAGTGCTCCATCTTGAGGCTCGTGAGGTCGTTGAGCCCGAGGAAATCACAGATACAACGGCCCGCGAACCAGCCGCCGCGCGCGAGCGCGACGACCACGTCCGGCTCGAAGTTCGCGGCCTTCACCTGATCGGAGACGTCCCGACACAGCCCGTAGATGTACTCCCAATTGGTGACCGTACAGTCGAAGTCGTCCGGGAGGTCGCTCATTACCGGCCTCTCGTGGCGGTGTTCGTATAAGGGTTTACAGCCGCGATCGTTCGGACCCGACGACGGTGCGGTCCGACGGCGACCGGGTCACAAATTCGGCCCACAGGGAAACGCCTTTACTCGCGTCGGATCTGTACTCCGGTAATGAGCGAGACGCCGACCTCGACGCGCGCCGTCGCCGTCGAGCCCCGCGTCCGCCCCGCCTTCTCCGCGAAACCGAAACGTGTGTGAGATCGTCCCTGGCCTGGCGTAGCGGCCGGTCGGGGGTGAGTTTCGGTCCGCCCGTGCCCGCCCGCATCCAGAACACACCCGACGAATCCACCCGACGAACCCAGACACACCACATCCATGACGATATCCCACGACACCTTCGCCGGCGTCTACCCGGCGATGACGACGCCGTTCACCGACGGTACCGACGAGGTCGACCACGAACAGCTCGCGGCCGACGCCCGACGACTCGCCGACGCCGGCGTCGACGGGCTCGTCCCCGTCGGCTCGACCGGCGAGGCCGCGACGCTCACCCACGACGAACACGCCGAGGTCGTCGAGACGGTCGTCGACGCCGTCGACGTGCCAGTGATCGCCGGCACCGGCTCGAACTCGACGCGCGAGGCGCTCGATCTCACCGAGCGCGCGGCCGACGCCGGCGCCGACGCCGCCCTGCTCATCTCGCCGTACTACAACAAGCCCGAGCCCGCGGGCCAGTACGAGCACTTCGCGACCGTCGCGGACGCCGTCGACATCCCGCAGGTCGTGTACAACGTCCCGAGCCGCACCGGCCTCAACCTCGACGTCGACACCGTCGTCGACCTCGCGGCCCACGAGAACGTCCGGGGGTACAAGGCCGCCTCCGGCGACGCGAACCGGATCTCGGAGGTCATCGAGCGCACGCGCGACGAGCAGTTCGACGTGCTCTCGGGTGACGACGGGATGACGCTCCCGCTCATGTCGATGGGCGCGACGGGCACCATCTCGGTCACCGCCAACGTCGAGCCCGAGCGAACCGCCGGGCTGGTTCACGCCGCCCTCGACGGCGACTTCGAGTGCGCACGCGAGATCCACCACGAACTCGGCCCGCTGACCCGGGCGCTCTTCCGCGAGACGAACCCCATCCCGGTGAAGGAGGCGATGGCGATCCGCGGCTACGGACCCGCCGAACTGCGCCCGCCGCTCACTCGCGGCAGCGACGAGACCCTGCGCGTGCTGACGGAGCTGCTCGCGGAGCTGGAGGAAACAGCCGACACGGCGGCGACCGCGACGGAGGTCTGAGATGGCGGCCGAGACGGGCGACTCGATCCGGGTCGCCGTCACCGGCGCCGGCGGCCGGATGGGACGGGAAGTGATCGAGGCCGCGAGCGACCGCGACGACTGCGAGGTCGCGCTGGCGGTCAACCGCTCGCCGGTCGACCCCGTCGCCGGCGTCGAGGTCAGGGACGCGGCCGACCTGCCGGCGCTGCTCGCGGGCGCCGACCCCGCGGTCGACGTGCTGGTCGACTTCACCGGCCCCGACTCAAGCGTCGAGTACGTCACCGCCGCCGCCGGGGCGGGCGTCGCCTGCGTCGTCGGCACGACCGGCTTCGACGACGAGCAGGAGGCCGCGATCGCCGACGCCGCCGACGCGGTTCCCGTCCTGCGCGCGTCGAACTTCTCGCGGGGGATCGCGGCCCTGCGCCGGGCAGTCTCGGCCGCCGCCGCCGCGCTCCCCGGCTACGACGTGGAGGTCACGGAGACCCACCACAACGGGAAGGTGGACGCGCCGAGCGGAACGGCGCTCACCCTCCTCGACGACATCGAGGAGGCCCGCCCCGACCTGGACGAGCGCGTCCACGGCCGCGAGGGCGACGCCCCGCGGACGGACGGGGAGATCGGTGTCCACGCTCGCCGCGCGGGCGACATCGCCGGCGAGCACGAGGTGCTCATGGCCGGCGACGAGAACGTGCTGGAACTGACCCACCGCGCCGGCTCCCGGCGCGTGTTCGCCGCCGGCGCGCTCGACGCCGCCGCGTGGCTGGCCGGCCGCGACGCCGGCGCCTACGACTTCACGGAGGTACTCGAATGACGACGACACTGGAATCCGACATCGACGACCTGTGGCACCGCTACGACGACGGACTCACCGCGGCCGACGCGACCGCCGACGACCGAGGCACCCTCGATGAGTTCCTCGACGCGCTGGAGGCCGGCGAGGTCCGCGCCGCGCGCAAGACTGGCGACGGTGTCGACTCCTGGGAGGCGAACGAGTGGGTCAAGCGGGGGGTCCTCCTGAACTTCGGGCTGCGCGAGACCGAGCGCCGCGAGTACGGCGGCGTCGGCTACTACGACGTGCTCCCGCTGCGCGAGACCGAGGACTTGGCGGCCAGAGGGGCGCGCAACACCCCCGACGGGACCGTGCTCCGCCGGGGCGCCCACCTCGGCGACGACACGATCATGATGAGCCCGTCGTTCGTCAACATCGCCGCGTCCGTCGGCGACGGCACCCTCGTCGACTCCTGTGACACGGTCGGCTCCTGCGCTCAACTGGGCGAGAACGTGAAGCTCGGCGCGAACACGCTGATCGGCGGCGTGCTGGAGCCGGTCGAGGACGCGCCCGTGATCATCGAGGACGGCGTCTCGCTGGGCGCGGGCTGTCGCGTCACCTCCGGGTTCCGCGTCGGCGAGAACTCGATCGTCGGGGAGAACACGCTGCTCACCCCCAGGATCCCGGTGTACGACCTCGTCGAGGAGGAGGTCGTCTACGGTCACCTGCCCGAGAACCGCCGCGCGTTCACCCGGTTCGTCGAGTCGAGCGTCAGCGACCACGACCTGTTCGAGGGCGGCGCGTACAAGCCCGCGGTCGTCGCCACCGACGTGGAGACGGAGACGCTGGAGGCGACTCGGCGCGAGGACGCGCTGCGCGAATGAGCGACGAGCAGCTACGAGGGGCTGAGAACCCGCCGATCCGGCGACTCGCGGAGTGGGACGTCGAGCGACTGCGCGAGCTGGCGGGCGAGCAGGGCACGCCGCTGTACGTCACCGACACCGACCGGGTCGCCGAGAACTGCGCCCGTCTCCGGGCCGCCTTCCCGGACGCGGACGTGAAGTACGCAGCCAAGGCCCACACCGGTCGGGCCGTCCTCGAAACGGTCCGCGAGGCCGGTCTCGACGCCGAGTGCGCCTCCGCCGGCGAGGTTCGCCGGGCGCTCGACGCCGGGTTCCCCGGCGCGCGCGTCGACTACACCGCGGTCAACCCTCCCGCTCGCGACCTCGATAGCGTGGTCGAGTGGTGGGACGACCACCCCGACATCACGGTCACCGTCGGCGCGCGCGACACGCTCGACCGGCTCGCCGAGCGGGGCTACGACGGCCGCGTCTGCGTCCGGGTCAACCCCGGCGTCGG
Protein-coding sequences here:
- a CDS encoding 2,3,4,5-tetrahydropyridine-2,6-dicarboxylate N-succinyltransferase codes for the protein MTTTLESDIDDLWHRYDDGLTAADATADDRGTLDEFLDALEAGEVRAARKTGDGVDSWEANEWVKRGVLLNFGLRETERREYGGVGYYDVLPLRETEDLAARGARNTPDGTVLRRGAHLGDDTIMMSPSFVNIAASVGDGTLVDSCDTVGSCAQLGENVKLGANTLIGGVLEPVEDAPVIIEDGVSLGAGCRVTSGFRVGENSIVGENTLLTPRIPVYDLVEEEVVYGHLPENRRAFTRFVESSVSDHDLFEGGAYKPAVVATDVETETLEATRREDALRE